Within the Candidatus Nomurabacteria bacterium genome, the region AAACGGCAGTAATGACGACCAGCCCGACAATCGTTTTAGCAAGCAACAAGCGGCGGCGGCTCATGGCTCTCGCCAGCGTATATTCAACTGTGCTGTCGTTCTCGTCGCGGTTCATGAGGCCAGCCGCCAATGTTGTCGCCATGATAATCACCATGATCGGCAGCAATATGTAATAAATCTGCGAACTTAAGTAGCCGATAGGCGAGAAAAAGTCGCTGCCACCGAAAAAGCCGCCCGCCGATGATGAGATACTGTCAAAGCTTGAATTGAGTTTGGCGGCGTCGTGGCCGATGGCTTTGTATGCCAGCACCGTTATCGCGATCAGGCTGGCGATACCAATCGTCCACCAAAGGGTAAACCAGCGGCGGCGTTTTAGCTCCCACGTAATCACGGCGTTCATCGTTTTTCCTCCTCGTAAAAGCGCAAAAACTCATCTTCCAGACCGTGCTGGCTGGTCGTCATAGAGGCAATTGCATGGTGCGACAGCGCGGCGAGCGCCTTTTCAATCGTGCCGGACGGCTCAATCGTCAGACTTGCTGCCCCGGCGTCAATGACGTTGAACGCGGGGTCGTCTTGTAACTTTGCGGCGTCGCCGGCATGTTTGAACGTTACGCGCCAGCGCGGTTTTTGGGTCGCGATAATACCGGCTGCTGTACCTTCATAGACAAATTTGCCACCGCGCACAATGCCGATACGATCACACATGCGCTCAACTTCCTCAAAACTATGGCTGCTGAGCAGCACCGCCGCCCCGCGCTCGCGTGCCTCGCTCACCGTACGATAGAACTGCTCTTG harbors:
- a CDS encoding ABC transporter permease subunit, translating into MNAVITWELKRRRWFTLWWTIGIASLIAITVLAYKAIGHDAAKLNSSFDSISSSAGGFFGGSDFFSPIGYLSSQIYYILLPIMVIIMATTLAAGLMNRDENDSTVEYTLARAMSRRRLLLAKTIVGLVVITAVCVLTYAVTVATVQFAGIHIGQWDLFITHVLSFAFSASFGVIAFALMAASQLTRKVATSVAIVLAFGGYVVSSLAGLVHWLETPAKFMPYHYYDTVGLLSGHVGRGLTVYLIGVAVIAATIAAIGYARRDIG